The following are from one region of the Candidatus Binataceae bacterium genome:
- a CDS encoding polysaccharide biosynthesis/export family protein, with protein sequence MKNEREESSAAATAPMTPEQCEANGQIVQAAAQDDRYVIQRGDSLSVTSYLNSEFNQDVIVRPDGQIAMTLVGNVAAAGRTPQQLADDLDKDYSHELRNPDISVLVKNMPSREVYVEGQVSKPGSFPLDPGMTVLQAVAAAGGLTDQAGKKAVLIRRDACGVAQGMPINLDKAIKTPGEGEDTVLATRDIVVVPRSGIANFDLWVNQYIRQVLPVNPYIAATAPMAF encoded by the coding sequence GTGAAAAATGAGCGTGAAGAGTCTTCCGCCGCAGCGACGGCGCCCATGACGCCCGAACAATGTGAAGCGAACGGGCAAATAGTGCAGGCAGCCGCGCAAGACGATCGTTACGTGATTCAGCGCGGTGATTCCCTCAGTGTCACCTCATATTTGAATAGCGAATTCAATCAGGACGTCATTGTTCGTCCCGATGGGCAAATCGCAATGACGCTGGTCGGTAATGTTGCGGCAGCAGGCCGGACTCCGCAGCAACTCGCCGACGATCTCGACAAAGACTACTCGCATGAACTTCGTAACCCTGACATCTCGGTGCTCGTCAAGAATATGCCGAGTCGCGAGGTTTACGTGGAAGGTCAAGTTTCAAAGCCCGGCAGTTTCCCGCTTGATCCGGGAATGACTGTGCTGCAAGCGGTGGCGGCCGCTGGCGGATTGACTGATCAGGCCGGCAAGAAGGCGGTGCTGATCCGTCGTGATGCATGCGGAGTTGCGCAAGGCATGCCGATCAACCTGGACAAAGCGATCAAAACTCCAGGCGAAGGTGAGGATACGGTACTGGCGACCCGCGATATCGTCGTCGTGCCACGCAGCGGGATCGCGAACTTCGATCTCTGGGTGAATCAGTACATTCGGCAGGTGCTGCCGGTCAATCCCTATATCGCAGCGACCGCACCCATGGCCTTCTAG